The Scophthalmus maximus strain ysfricsl-2021 chromosome 7, ASM2237912v1, whole genome shotgun sequence genome includes a window with the following:
- the rgma gene encoding repulsive guidance molecule A isoform X2 — MQSPRERSEVRPRAGWMVMGERGRPSALDVCRVLAVFLSLFPSVSLQCKILKCNSEFWASTSNSGPEEEFCTALRAYNSCVRRTARTCRGDLAYHSAQHGIEDLMGQHNCSKEGPTSQPRARTPLPPAAPPLLPDSQERSDGPEQCHYERSLPRNTSPPNYTHCGFFGDPHLRTFGDDFQTCKVEGAWPLIHNKYLSVQVTNTPVVPGSLATATSKLTIIFKNFQECVDQKMYHAETDELPAAFADGSKNGGDRHGANTLRVVEKVPGQHVEIQARYIGTTIVVRQVGRYLTFAVRMPEEVVNSAEEGDNQDLYLCLHGCPANQRIDFRNFRARAAEAHSAGRTRGGTGAHGFTYQSAKAKCKERLPVEDLYFHSCVFDLLSSGDINFTMAAYYAFEDVKMLHSHSNRYHIYEKDAFMSSAAERGKDLLSLFLINLLAVLLWTEC, encoded by the exons TGAGCCTGCAGTGCAAGATCCTCAAGTGTAACTCGGAATTTTGGGCGTCCACCTCGAACTCTGGACCGGAGGAGGAGTTTTGCACAGCGCTGCGAGCGTACAACAGCTGCGTGCGGCGGACCGCGCGCACCTGCAGGGGCGACTTGGCCTACCACTCCGCCCAGCATGGGATAGAGGATCTAATGGGCCAGCACAACTGCTCCAAGGAGGGGCCCACATCCCAGCCACGCGCCCGGACCCCGCTGCCCCCGGCAGCGCCTCCGCTCCTGCCCGACAGCCAGGAGCGCTCCGACGGTCCGGAACAGTGCCACTATGAGCGCAGTCTTCCGCGCAACACCTCGCCGCCCAACTACACCCACTGCGGCTTCTTCGGAGATCCGCACCTTCGCACTTTCGGAGACGACTTCCAAACGTGCAAGGTGGAAGGAGCCTGGCCGCTCATTCACAACAAATACCTGTCTGTCCAGGTGACCAACACTCCGGTGGTGCCGGGGTCTTTGGCCACCGCCACAAGCAAG CTGACGATCATCTTTAAGAATTTCCAGGAATGTGTGGACCAGAAGATGTACCACGCGGAGACGGACGAGCTGCCGGCTGCGTTCGCAGACGGCTCCAAGAACGGAGGGGATCGGCATGGGGCAAACACCCTGCGCGTGGTGGAGAAGGTTCCCGGGCAGCATGTGGAGATTCAGGCCAGGTACATTGGAACGACAATCGTGGTCCGGCAGGTCGGCCGCTACCTGACCTTCGCCGTGCGGATGCCGGAAGAAGTCGTGAACTCTGCGGAGGAGGGCGACAACCAGGACTTGTACCTGTGTCTTCACGGCTGTCCTGCCAACCAGCGCATCGACTTCCGGAACTTCAGGGCTCGGGCGGCGGAAGCCCACAGCGCAGGCAGGACCAGGGGCGGCACCGGGGCGCACGGCTTCACTTACCAGTCGGCAAAGGCCAAGTGCAAAGAGCGACTCCCCGTGGAGGATCTGTATTTTCACTCGTGCGTGTttgacctcctctcctccggaGACATTAACTTCACCATGGCAGCCTACTACGCCTTTGAGGATGTAAAAATGCTCCACTCGCACAGCAACAGATACCACATCTATGAGAAGGATGCCTTCATGAGCAGTGCAGCCGAGAGGGGCAAAGATTTACTGTCACTCTTCCTCATCAACCTCCTCGCTGTCTTATTGTGGACCGAGTGTTAA